DNA sequence from the Perca fluviatilis chromosome 4, GENO_Pfluv_1.0, whole genome shotgun sequence genome:
TTTGAGAAATATTCACTTAACCATCTTCTATTTCTTCCTGTTTGCTAATGCAGCGTTACCATGTTTGGCATATAAAGTCATATtattgtagggctgcaactaacgattattttcatagtcgattaatctgttgaatattttctcgattattcgattagttctttggtctataaaatgtcagaaaatgtggatcagtgtttcccaaaagcccaagaggacgtcctcaaatgtcttgttttgtccacaactcaaagatattcagtttactgtcacagaggagagaagaaactagaacatattcacattttagaagctggaatcaaagaatttttacttttgtcttaaaaaattacGCAAACCgactaattgattatcaaaatagttggtgattaattcaagagttgacaactaatcgatttatCGATtagtctttgcagctctatattGTCTTCTTAACATTATTTTGCAGTAGCTAATGTTTCAGTAATTCAAGCAGAGACTATTTGGCCTTTTGTGTTTACAAGTTTTCTTTTGTTGCTACTTATTTACACTCAGCTATGACCACTGGTGAAAGGTAACTACATTTTACCTTTATCGGACAGCAACTACTATACAAAACATATGATTACCTAACAAAATGTGCTTTTGCTCCGATTACTTAAGGACTCACTTGCAGCTGTCTTTGTTGTTGAGATTTACAGTAGTTGCTGCACAAATTGCTGGTGTATTTGTGACTgacactgtaaaatgtatttgtaatttCCCAAATAGAAGTAAAATACCAAAGAAGGTTGAATCTGCAAAAAGCAACCGTAGTCCTACTGTAAGTAGACCCTCACCAGCACTGACTGACAGGATATTTTCTTAATAAACCACAAGACCTCGAAAATGTTGTTTCTTCGATAAATTGTCCGACTGTCTTAACAAAAGCTGTGCATTGGTTTGATATTTACGTCAAGGACTTTACATTTTAAGTCATTTTGATGATCTCTTCACCCTCCAATCAGCTTTTAAACAGGGCCTAGTGTGTTTGTGGTAGTCCTACACATTTTAATACGTACCCAAGTCAGCAGTTTGGGCCATCTTGATACTTTACCTGTGAGACAGGAGCAGGTCCAGCCATGGGGGTTGGGGGACTCAAACCTTTTTACAGCTCCAGGAAACCTTGAATCCCAGTCGTGGCACCGTTTGGACACATGAAGCTGCTCAGGTCCCTTTAGTTTGGAGATGAAGCTGCGATGAGCAGGAACAGCACTGTCTTGATGATATACATCCTGACTCAATGATAGCAGGATACTCTTCACTTTGCTTTCatatgaagtttaaaaaaaaaaaaatttaaaaaaaagtgtgtaaatCAGATCAACATATCAACTAAAGATTATGATTCCCTGCACAGGACTTTGGCAATCTTTTCTCTTCTGTTGCGTTTCCTTTccattttaaaaaggcaaataaaGCAGATGCTGCGTCACTGTCTCAACCTCTTCCCCAACACAGGATGAGACACGTTCGAAGTCTGGCCCTAGCACAGAGATCTTCTTCAAAACTCCAATGCAAGAACAATAAGCAACTACACAAATGAACTCTGCTCCTTTCTTGAGCTTGCTGCAGACGCTGAAACAATACTCGGTGCTGCTGGAGCCAGATGAAGAGGAAGACCGGGGGCCTGCTGTGCTTCCGCTGAGAGGCTGTCAGATGTACGCGACCCCGGGGATTTTGGCAAACCTTGGCGAGTGACAAACCAGATGGTTTCTCAGCCACACCTCCAGATAAACAGGCCAGAGGCGACTGAGGAATAAGCCACATATCTGAAGAGACACTGTGACTCTAGATTTGCCTTCGCAGAcggactgaaaaaaaaaaaagtattctagTATGGCCAAATTTCAATTTGAATGAAGCTCTTCACAAAGAGGTCATTCAACAAATGATGATCAACAAAGTGAAAACACAGAACCGAGAGGCTGAGCTCCCATTGATTCTCACACTTCCTCTCCTGTCTGTTGGGAAGGCTCCTGCTGTCAAAGTGATAAAGCCTTTAGAGTTTGATAGACAATTCCAAGTACAGAAAAGGTCACAAAAGCTGTCTTCCGAAGCACTTGTGTTTCCCACGAAAGAGTAAATTTATTGAGACAAAATCTATCAAGTGCATGTTGCACTTTGACAGTTAGGTATACTTCTTAGGCCCATGAGTACTGGTGTATTCCATTTCTCTCTCCAGATATCCTGAGTACAAAGCAcacatcatttcttttttttttttttccatttgaaaCACAGTACTCAAACCAAAGCatgaaaaacaataattaaCAGTCCCTTCAGAGGAAGGCGTGCAAGGCCACTGGAGATCAgccttctctcctctttcattcattcagaagTCCACTGATAGTATAGCAATATTTTCTACTGTCATTGTCCATGGCATACATAGAGCTCTTAATTTATAGGTCACATCATCTTTTCTAATTAGTGGATTATAACATAAGAAAAGTGACTAATTTAAATCAACCAATTACTGTTTGATATGATGCcagtaaaagtacaatataaaaaaagggGTGGGCACAAAAGCAGCTCTGTATAATATAATGCCACTCAAAACAACAGACTTATAATTCCTTTGAACAGCTTTCAGTTTTGTTGAGACACTCCATGGTAATAATATTTAGAGCTGAAACCACAGTACCagtccaaagtttggacacactttccccATTCACTTaggaaagtgtgtccaaactttagACTGGTATTGTATAAAACAATTGATAGATAATTCATctgcaacaattttgataattggttaatcaatcaattatatattattatatcatttggttttggactgttggtaaGACCATACATAGCTTTTTaaagacattaaaaaaaacaccatttcTGATGTTTTATAGACCACATAATTAATCATGAAAATAAGCATTAGTTCCAGCCCTAAATATTAGCCTATAACATAATGCAGTTCAATACAACACTGAGATGAGAAATAGGGAGCTTAAAAGCTGCTTTTCTAACATTATTTCAACAAACATAATTAGCTTTATAAAGGCAGTGGTTTTTGCACAGCTATTGTATTGAACTGTATTATAATGTACAGATGATTGCTGCTTGTGTCCATCCCTACATGTATCTACCAGCGCTCAGTGAAAAACACAACAGGAAAAACTGTATTCATTTCACCTTGTAATGTCACATAAACCTCCAGAGGTGGCTCTGAAAGGAGCCTTGCTATTTATGTAATCTATTGAACTATAACCCTATATGTCCTTAAGTGCCCTTTAACACAAATTCTTTAGCTTTAAGCAGGACTGgccaaaactgacaaaaaatagaaaatctgtTATAAAGAAACTTTGAATCAAAATGTTTACTTGGTCAGCAAAAAGTAATACAGATGCACATCTGGAATATGCCTATTAATGAGCAATGGATAAAGCTTTAGAGCAAATAGATATATTTCCTAAATCATATGTACATGCGTTTCTTTCAAAGGCTGGCTGTACAAACATTATAGCACTACAAAATGTGTTGACACTGGCCAGTTAAATATATGCTTAGTACAGATTAAATGAAagcaaaatactctgttttgtatcttaaactctttttttgttatatgcAGTCATTGTATGAAATGATATAAAAGGAATTCTGTTCTTTATAAACGAGATAAGGCAAAATATAGTATTGATTCACAGAACTGTAGCTTGCTCTGAATTAGGCTACTTTAAGCAGAGTACCCTTTAAGTAATTTACATTTATCTGTCAACTAAATAGCAGAAAGCAGCGTGTCgcctatattattattaatcaatcaatttctcaaaatgtattcaattcaatgtgaCTTTCATTTCTATAAACTTAAAATCAGACCACAATCATTTGTTATTCTGTTTTGCTATCATTACTTCTCCCTGTTTTTGcaacacacagtttaacagttCATGAGTGTGAAAAGAAccatttagatttattttttttatgacgcTCCTCTGATAATAACCATCACCATGTAGTCGTCGTCTGATTTGGCAAAGGCTTTGGCAGAAGCATCCACAAACTGCTGTGAGAACTCACATGGGGGGAAAGCGTGAAGGACTCCTCCGTGGTCCTTGTCGCGGCTGCCCCCGACAGAGAGGCTGATGATGCCGGCCGCCTCCTTCTGCTTCAGGTAGGACACCAGGTTCTTCAGTGGTCTCTCGGCAGAGCTGCTGGCGTCCTGGATCCCTCCGTCTTCAGATTTCCCGGGCACGGCCAGGAGGATGGCGTATCCACTGGAGCCGGCGGCCTTGATGCGACGAGAAACTTCATCCAGCTTGGGCTGTTCCAGGCGCAGGCGCTGGCTGATCTTCAGCTGGGACACTTGACCCCCCGCGGAGACCTGCAACAGCAGACTGGTAGCCACGGCCACGTCCCCTTCCAGCAGGTGCAGTGATGTGGGAAAGCTGCTGTTCTTCAGCAGGAGGACGCCCTGCCAGACCTGACTCAGCTTCTGTCCTCCAGCTGCCGGCTTAGACTGCTGGCCAGGCTtgaaggaggaggaaagaggttCTAGGCGATCCTCCTTCCTCGCCGGGCTCTTAGATGGGTCACTGGTTTTGCGTTTGCGGTCCTTCTCAGAGTCTGGCGCAGCCGGGCTAAGTGTTTTTCTTCTCTTGTCTCCAAAGCCAGCGTTCTGGCGCTCTCTAATGGGGGAGGTTCTGCCAGAGCGAGGCAGGCGTTCAGGGTCACTGCAGCGTCCCCCATCTCCAGGGCTGCGCTCTAATGAACCGCCATGACGACGCAGACCAAAGTCGGCGTTGTCAGGTGAATGATCCAGCCGGCCGCCATCATCCAAATGTCTCCTTTTGCGGCTTAGATCTCGGCCTTGTAGCTCACGCTCTATTGACCAGGTGTCATGGGAACGCCTGTCCAGACGATCTATGGGATCAAAGCCTGCTCCCCGCATCCTGTCATGGATGCCCATGCCAGACCATTCAGCACTGGAGTACAGATCCCGGTCTCTGAAGCGAGAAAGAAGTGGAGGAGACCTCTCCCTCACTCTCACAGAGTCAGTAAGGCGATGGGCAAAGGGCTCAGGAACAAAGTCATAGTGTGGCAGGGGGAGAGGGAGCTGCacatactgctgctgctgctgctggtagcGGTGCTCCGTCTCCGCAAAGTCCACCCGGAGTCTTCTGTCAGGGCCACCAAGAGGGAAGCCTCTCATATGAGTACATGCAGCCTGAGCAGCATCCAAACTTTCATACTGGATGTAAGCCCACACCTCACCTTTCCTGTAGTCTATAGTCCTGATGGTGCCAAAGCGGTCAAACTCCTTGGCTAGTGCAGCAAGTGGAACCCAGGGTCCAAGGCCCCCCACCCACAGCCTGGTCGAGGGTGTGGGTTTACCGTAGCCAATTTTAAGTGTGTTGTGGCCCAACACTTTCCCTGACATCGCTACTTTGGCACGGTGAGCCATGTCAAGATTCTCAAACTTGATGAATCCATAGTTGTTGTTCTGGCCTCTCACTGCCCGCTTTATGTCCACCTCTGTTATCACCCCAAACCTGTCAAACGCCCTCCTCAGGTCGCTCTCTGTCACACTGACGTCCAGGTTGCCCAGAAACAAAGTCCGGTTTGCCCTCTGGTCATCCTCAGGGGTCATTAGGTCCTCATCACGGAAAACGGCACAGTCAGGGACGAACGGGGGTCTATTCCTGGCATCATACACAGAAAAAtctcttgtctctctgtctctttccagaTCTCTTATGTGAGGTGGtgttggaggaggaggaggaggaggaggggggagacgGCCCAGAGCCAGCTGCTGTAACCGGTAGCCTCTGTAGCCCATACCAGTGGGAGACAGAGGTCTCTGAGAGTGGAGATGCCTGTGTCCTGGGGAGAAATTGTCTTTTGAAACAGGGGAGCGGCTTCTGCGTCTGCTCGAGTAAACGGTCTCTATTTTCAGAGGCCGGTCGTACAGCACCAGCTTGCCGCGGGCGTGTTTGGCCGAACGGGCGTCTTCAGGCCTCCTAAAGTTCACATACGCCACCCTGTCGTCGTTTTCTCGGCTAATTTTAACACTCACGTCACCAAATCTcttaaactcgtgaaacagtcCGTCTTCTATCTCCTCGTCGTTCAGCTGGTTGCCCAGTTCACTTATTTTGAGAGTCTTGTACTCGTTTTCTGGGGTTGACGGAGGCCGCAGGTCGCTGCGTGAACCGGACCTGGGTGTTTCCGCGTCGACGTCAGCGCCGCTGTACGGCTTGCTCCCCGGAACAATCCCGTAGTCGTAGCCGCTGCTGGTCCGACTGGATGAATTATGTCCGTCTAAATCCCTCATGTCTCTTTTCTCACTGTGTACACTTCTCCTGGATGAAGCGCCGCTATGAGCAGAGCCGTTGCCGTTGTTGCCGGCAGCAGACGACAGGGCTCCGAGCTTCTTGCTGCCCGGGTGGCTTCCTCCTCGGTCTCTGCTTTCATCTGGCGCGCGGGAGCGTTTCTTCACCGGTGACCGCTCTTTCCCTTTCATTTCCAAATTCTGATATCCGCAGTCTACCCTAATCTCTTTCAGTCTGCTCTCTGCCACTGAAATAGACTTTAACTCTCTTAATGTATACGCGGTTTCGACTACACACTCAAGCGAGCAACATAACCGCCATGTTGGACTACTACTTGCAGTCCTGTAAAGGAAGTACCGCCTACACGCCTGTGGAACAAGGTGATTGGCTGAGCGGGGTGTCACTCGTGTAAAAAGGAAGTACGCTCGCCTATTATGAACAAGGGTGCGGCCAAATAGGTTTTTATAATATTATTCGATTAATATTATTGTAACCTCTTTGGTTCGACTACGGATGTGTCTGCTTTGGAGTTAGAGTGCAGTCAAGGCAGAAGTTGAGTTAGAAATAACAAAAAGATAATGATAGTGGCAGACTAGATTAGACACATTTGAGTAGATTAGATTAGTCTAATCTTCGTGAATTAACATTAATTAAAATACAGTATGAGTTAATTGGCCTACATGTAGGTACAGACAGCATAAAAAAGTTGGAATAACATAAATTGTTGTGGAAAATTATTGTACAGGCTTCATGGCGACCTTGAAGTAAGGACACTGATAGTGTATTGAGTAATAAATGGCAGGAAAACAACACTTCCTTTGGAGGAGGGGCGGACTGTTATGTGTAGAGCAAAGATGTAACAAGGCTGTTGCATTTGTGCAGGAGGTGTAGCAGGCCAAGGCCTGGTCAGGGACCAGCTGTTTATAATAGAAGTTTATAGTGTGCCTGCACTGGAACTTTTTAGATCTTTACATCTAGTGCATGACAgcgtacagtaggcctatacaaCCCTCAGTTTTTCTGTAATAATAGCCTACTTTATCGGCAGTAGGTAAGCTAACCACCACACTGTAATATCCATGCAAGTGACAGTGTTAATACCGTGTGTCTTTAGTTGCTATAACTACTGCAGTTAAAATACTTACTGTAGGCtttgaaacttttttcaattaaaaacatatttcaggCATTGTAATtgttaatatatattttctatACTTGTGTTAAGGGGTTTCAAAGATGCAAAAGAAATCAATTAGTGGGGCAGGTGGTGCTATTTAATGTCACAGCGTGTATATTTCTCATGTATTATCTGTCCCACTAATTATTTCAGGCAGAACtcaattattttaatttgagTTGCAATGTGAGTTCAAACTTTAGGATCCATTTATGTAAACGTTTGTGTGTCTTTACTAGCTGTACTCCTATCAGCCTGCTGGATACTGAACAAACACGTTTTTACCAAATTTACACCAGTAGGGGGCAGAGAAGGTCCTCCTAACAACCGTATCAGCTGTTTATCACTTAAACAGGAAGGTAGAGCACTACCTGTCTAgactaaaaaaaactatttgaaacTATTTACTTAGAACCCTCAGCCAGAGTGTCTCTATGTCTATCTTCTGGGAAGACTTGTATTGAGTATTGGCCCATCACTACTCTGAATAAAACATGAAGAAACTACAGTAGAACTTATATAAAACATCCTGATTCTATGATGTTCAAAcccaacaaaaaatatttaaaccTAGTTTAACTTTagttattttgttaaaaaaaatgatttgttataaaaaaaaagaaagtctaaTAACATTTCCTTAACACACATTGGAATCCTTCACACTTTGACATTGCAACTTTGTTAAATTTGATTGtgctgtttatgtgtgtgtgtgtgtgtgtgtgtgtgtgtgtgtgtgtgtgtgtgtgtgtgtgtgtgtgtgtgtgtgtgtgtgtgtgtgtatttatattggATTGAATAATTTgtattataaacagaaatactgAAATTCTGTTATAATCAAACTAAGaaatacagaacaaaacaaaa
Encoded proteins:
- the LOC120557717 gene encoding RNA-binding protein 15-like; the protein is MKGKERSPVKKRSRAPDESRDRGGSHPGSKKLGALSSAAGNNGNGSAHSGASSRRSVHSEKRDMRDLDGHNSSSRTSSGYDYGIVPGSKPYSGADVDAETPRSGSRSDLRPPSTPENEYKTLKISELGNQLNDEEIEDGLFHEFKRFGDVSVKISRENDDRVAYVNFRRPEDARSAKHARGKLVLYDRPLKIETVYSSRRRSRSPVSKDNFSPGHRHLHSQRPLSPTGMGYRGYRLQQLALGRLPPPPPPPPPTPPHIRDLERDRETRDFSVYDARNRPPFVPDCAVFRDEDLMTPEDDQRANRTLFLGNLDVSVTESDLRRAFDRFGVITEVDIKRAVRGQNNNYGFIKFENLDMAHRAKVAMSGKVLGHNTLKIGYGKPTPSTRLWVGGLGPWVPLAALAKEFDRFGTIRTIDYRKGEVWAYIQYESLDAAQAACTHMRGFPLGGPDRRLRVDFAETEHRYQQQQQQYVQLPLPLPHYDFVPEPFAHRLTDSVRVRERSPPLLSRFRDRDLYSSAEWSGMGIHDRMRGAGFDPIDRLDRRSHDTWSIERELQGRDLSRKRRHLDDGGRLDHSPDNADFGLRRHGGSLERSPGDGGRCSDPERLPRSGRTSPIRERQNAGFGDKRRKTLSPAAPDSEKDRKRKTSDPSKSPARKEDRLEPLSSSFKPGQQSKPAAGGQKLSQVWQGVLLLKNSSFPTSLHLLEGDVAVATSLLLQVSAGGQVSQLKISQRLRLEQPKLDEVSRRIKAAGSSGYAILLAVPGKSEDGGIQDASSSAERPLKNLVSYLKQKEAAGIISLSVGGSRDKDHGGVLHAFPPCEFSQQFVDASAKAFAKSDDDYMVMVIIRGAS